One stretch of Patescibacteria group bacterium DNA includes these proteins:
- a CDS encoding FtsQ-type POTRA domain-containing protein → MIKDFKVAKHFKKHRLLDHSRRVGRYKNPLFAQRADQILKLRKVKKRIIIVAVIVAVCALFYFFIIGPYFYISKVSVEGINTIKGQELQKLVEEFLNTRRYLVLPNQNILFMDTGRLRREIGENYVLDDLKIKRKLPNELILQIQERASDSILSIGGNYYYLDSRGIILRRLSEAEIYPGLSAGPFSGDLPEFKNIIDERTLPLIYVLTPGDVQIGQQFMNFECYDKILGSQYILTMNTPYTIKYFKINDLNVRWFKLVTVDGWEIHLDLDKNLQTQIVKVYTFIKEEKLNPSDYQYFNARYEDKIYYK, encoded by the coding sequence ATGATAAAGGACTTTAAAGTCGCAAAGCATTTCAAAAAACACCGCCTTCTTGATCATTCGCGCCGCGTTGGCCGTTACAAAAATCCGCTTTTTGCCCAGCGCGCCGACCAGATTTTAAAATTGCGCAAGGTTAAAAAGCGCATCATCATTGTCGCGGTTATTGTCGCGGTTTGCGCTCTGTTTTATTTTTTTATCATCGGGCCGTATTTTTATATATCAAAAGTATCGGTTGAGGGAATCAATACTATCAAGGGCCAGGAACTCCAGAAATTGGTTGAAGAATTTTTAAACACGCGCCGTTATTTAGTTTTGCCAAATCAGAATATTTTATTTATGGACACTGGTCGCCTGCGTCGCGAGATAGGGGAGAACTACGTGTTGGATGATTTAAAAATAAAGAGGAAATTACCAAATGAATTAATATTGCAGATTCAGGAACGTGCGTCAGACTCCATTCTGTCTATTGGCGGAAATTATTATTATTTGGATTCCCGTGGTATTATTTTGCGACGCTTGAGTGAGGCAGAGATTTATCCCGGTCTTTCGGCCGGTCCGTTTAGCGGAGACCTGCCGGAATTCAAAAATATTATTGACGAAAGAACTTTGCCGTTAATCTATGTATTGACTCCAGGCGATGTACAGATTGGCCAGCAGTTCATGAATTTTGAATGTTACGACAAAATACTCGGATCTCAGTATATTCTGACCATGAACACGCCATATACCATTAAATATTTTAAAATAAACGATTTAAACGTCAGGTGGTTCAAGCTGGTAACCGTCGATGGTTGGGAAATACATCTTGATTTGGACAAGAATTTGCAAACGCAGATTGTAAAAGTTTACACTTTTATAAAGGAAGAAAAATTAAATCCGTCCGATTATCAATATTTCAATGCGCGTTATGAAGATAAGATATATTATAAGTAG
- the greA gene encoding transcription elongation factor GreA, protein MSNPYYLSKEALAKLKEELDYLKKVKRKEVAEKIQAAIALGDLSENAEYHDAKDELGMLEGKISVIEDQIKNAVIIEEKHAAGDAVAIGSEVILETDGTKLRYRIVGPNEADPAHGLISNETPLAHAMLGHRAGESIEFEAPSGKKIYRILEIG, encoded by the coding sequence ATGTCAAACCCGTATTATCTTTCCAAAGAAGCACTCGCTAAGCTCAAGGAGGAGCTGGATTACCTAAAAAAGGTCAAGCGGAAAGAAGTCGCCGAAAAGATCCAGGCCGCCATCGCGCTCGGCGATCTTTCGGAGAACGCCGAATATCATGATGCCAAGGACGAACTCGGCATGCTTGAAGGCAAGATTTCGGTGATTGAGGATCAGATTAAAAACGCGGTTATCATTGAAGAAAAGCATGCGGCCGGCGATGCCGTGGCAATCGGCAGCGAGGTAATACTTGAAACCGACGGCACTAAGCTAAGGTACCGTATCGTCGGACCGAATGAGGCCGATCCGGCCCACGGGCTCATTTCCAACGAAACGCCCTTGGCGCACGCTATGCTCGGCCATCGCGCCGGCGAGAGCATCGAATTTGAGGCGCCGTCCGGAAAAAAGATTTATCGTATTTTGGAAATTGGTTAA
- the alr gene encoding alanine racemase, whose amino-acid sequence MKVWVEIIKNNLIYNLQTFRSIIGPKVALMSVVKSNAYGHGMIEVAKIAEPHADWFGVDSIDEALALKAAGIAKPILILGYTMNGRLTDVVENGFAQTVYNRDTIKNLGELSKKINKKVNLHFKIETGTSRQGIGETDLMDRIAIVKQYSNLVIQGLSTHYANIEDTTDHSFAKSQLEKFNDAIKKLSEQGIEVPMKHTACSAATILFPETHFDLVRVGISQYGLWSSKETFVSANGEARKIDLKPVLTWKTVVSQVKSVPVSTPVGYGLTEKVSRDSRLAVLPIGYWDGFDRRLSSVGNVLIRGKRCKVLGRVCMNMIIVDATDLPEIKAEDEVVLIGRQGSEEITADEMAQKISSINYEVVTRINPLIKRKIV is encoded by the coding sequence ATGAAAGTTTGGGTCGAAATTATCAAAAACAACCTCATATACAATCTCCAAACCTTTCGGTCAATTATTGGTCCCAAGGTTGCTTTAATGTCCGTGGTTAAATCCAATGCCTACGGCCATGGCATGATTGAAGTTGCAAAAATCGCCGAACCGCACGCCGACTGGTTTGGCGTTGATTCAATTGACGAAGCCTTGGCCCTCAAAGCCGCCGGTATTGCTAAGCCCATTTTGATTCTCGGTTACACCATGAATGGCCGCTTGACCGATGTGGTTGAAAACGGATTTGCGCAAACGGTTTACAACCGGGACACAATCAAAAATCTCGGAGAACTTTCGAAAAAAATAAATAAAAAAGTAAATCTGCATTTTAAAATTGAAACTGGTACTTCCCGGCAGGGGATTGGGGAGACGGATCTCATGGATCGGATCGCGATTGTCAAACAATATTCCAATCTCGTGATTCAGGGATTGTCCACGCATTACGCCAACATCGAAGATACAACGGATCACAGCTTTGCGAAGTCGCAGCTGGAAAAATTCAATGACGCAATAAAAAAATTATCCGAACAGGGGATTGAGGTGCCGATGAAGCATACGGCCTGTTCGGCGGCCACGATTTTATTTCCGGAGACGCATTTTGACCTGGTGCGCGTCGGCATTTCCCAGTACGGCCTGTGGTCGTCCAAGGAAACATTTGTGTCCGCGAACGGCGAGGCCCGGAAAATCGATTTAAAGCCGGTTTTAACCTGGAAAACCGTGGTTAGCCAGGTAAAGAGCGTGCCCGTCAGTACGCCCGTCGGCTACGGCCTGACCGAAAAAGTAAGCCGGGATTCGCGCCTCGCGGTTCTGCCCATTGGCTACTGGGACGGCTTTGACCGCCGTCTATCCAGCGTGGGCAATGTTTTGATCCGCGGCAAGCGCTGCAAAGTCCTTGGCCGCGTCTGCATGAATATGATCATCGTTGATGCCACCGATCTGCCGGAAATTAAGGCTGAAGACGAAGTCGTTCTGATCGGCCGCCAGGGCAGCGAAGAAATCACGGCCGATGAAATGGCGCAAAAAATCAGCTCAATCAACTACGAAGTGGTCACTAGAATTAATCCGTTGATTAAAAGAAAAATCGTTTAA
- the serS gene encoding serine--tRNA ligase, translated as MLDIKFIRENPDKVIKALATRGYKADIKSILKIDDKRREFLHKIEQAKAEQNNVSKEIGKMSSKDKKAALARMKKVKDSVRSEEEKLEKVESELAVKLVDLPNIPLEDVPVGKDESFNVVLRGDEPPKALGFEPKDHIALGESLDLIDVERAAKVSGSRFCYLKNQAVMLQFALARYAVDTAAEQGFMPMIPPVLIKHEAMRAMGYLEHGGDEETYQFEEDNLILVGTSEQSGLPYHMNETLDEKELPKRYICYSTCFRREAGSYGKDVRGILRVHQFDKLEMLSVTAPEKSRAEHELIISIQEKLVKGLGLPYRVVALCTGDLGAPSAKTIDIETWMPSQKRFRETHSSSNCTDFQARRLNLRCKTKSGNVFCHTLNGTAFAMGRILIAILENFQQKDGSINIPEVLHKYLDFTKIPFGK; from the coding sequence ATGTTAGATATAAAATTTATCCGCGAAAATCCGGACAAAGTTATAAAAGCGCTGGCAACCCGCGGGTATAAGGCTGACATCAAATCAATTTTGAAAATCGACGACAAGCGCCGTGAATTTTTGCATAAAATCGAACAGGCCAAAGCCGAGCAAAACAATGTTAGTAAAGAAATTGGCAAGATGAGCAGTAAAGATAAGAAAGCCGCCCTCGCGCGGATGAAAAAAGTTAAAGATTCGGTCCGTAGCGAAGAGGAAAAGCTTGAAAAAGTAGAATCCGAACTCGCGGTCAAGCTGGTTGATTTGCCCAACATTCCGCTTGAGGATGTGCCGGTCGGCAAGGATGAATCATTTAATGTAGTTCTGCGCGGCGATGAGCCGCCCAAAGCCCTGGGCTTTGAGCCCAAGGATCACATCGCCCTTGGCGAATCCCTGGACCTGATTGACGTTGAGCGCGCCGCCAAAGTATCGGGTTCGCGTTTTTGTTATTTAAAAAATCAAGCTGTGATGCTGCAGTTCGCTCTCGCGCGCTATGCCGTGGACACGGCTGCGGAACAGGGATTCATGCCCATGATTCCGCCGGTTCTTATAAAGCACGAGGCAATGCGGGCCATGGGCTATCTTGAGCACGGCGGCGATGAGGAGACCTATCAATTCGAAGAAGATAATTTGATTCTTGTGGGCACGTCCGAGCAATCCGGCCTGCCGTATCACATGAATGAGACTTTGGACGAAAAAGAATTGCCCAAACGCTACATTTGCTATTCAACCTGCTTCCGCCGCGAAGCCGGAAGCTACGGCAAAGACGTGCGCGGCATTTTGCGCGTGCATCAGTTTGATAAACTGGAAATGCTTTCCGTCACCGCGCCGGAAAAATCTCGCGCCGAGCACGAGCTCATAATTTCGATTCAGGAAAAACTGGTCAAGGGCCTGGGGCTGCCGTATCGCGTGGTCGCGCTCTGCACCGGCGATCTCGGCGCGCCTTCGGCCAAAACAATTGATATTGAAACCTGGATGCCGTCGCAGAAGCGCTTCCGCGAAACCCACTCATCGTCCAATTGTACGGATTTCCAGGCGCGTCGTCTTAATCTGCGCTGCAAGACAAAGTCCGGCAATGTCTTTTGCCACACCCTGAACGGCACGGCCTTTGCCATGGGCCGCATCCTGATCGCCATTCTGGAAAACTTCCAGCAAAAAGACGGGTCAATAAACATTCCCGAGGTATTGCACAAGTATCTTGATTTCACAAAAATTCCATTCGGCAAATAA
- a CDS encoding four helix bundle protein codes for MKFSDLEIWKIGFKSLSEIYALIKNFPKFEQFALASQSIRSANSIIANIAEAHGRYFFNDKIRILYIARAEAEEVQSHLMVACSQEYISKEIANQLIERYEVLIKKINSYISYLSQKRPDSPINR; via the coding sequence ATGAAATTTAGTGATCTGGAAATATGGAAAATCGGATTCAAGTCGCTATCGGAAATCTACGCGTTAATTAAAAACTTTCCTAAATTTGAACAGTTCGCGTTAGCTAGCCAGTCAATTAGATCAGCAAATTCGATCATTGCCAATATCGCTGAAGCTCATGGTAGATATTTTTTCAACGACAAGATACGGATATTGTATATCGCACGCGCCGAGGCCGAAGAGGTTCAGAGTCATTTAATGGTAGCTTGCTCGCAAGAATATATTTCAAAAGAAATTGCCAACCAGTTAATTGAAAGATATGAAGTTCTTATTAAAAAAATCAATTCATATATTTCATACCTGTCGCAGAAACGTCCTGACTCACCGATTAACCGATAA
- a CDS encoding AAA family ATPase, translated as MSNNFNSMGYYIIIRGPLGCGKSTISEKLAHILDAKYIGMDEVLEKHGLDKMPPDAPCIPAENFIKANEIIVPEAKQLLDAGKIVIFDACFYHREVIEHLLKNLLYEHYIFTLRAPPELCIKRDSERHKTHGEGAALAVHSLVSRFDYGNIIDVTGSLEDALKDILSYLPLKN; from the coding sequence TTGAGCAATAATTTTAACAGCATGGGTTACTATATTATCATCCGTGGACCACTGGGTTGCGGTAAATCAACAATATCCGAGAAACTCGCTCATATTCTTGACGCTAAATATATTGGAATGGACGAGGTGCTAGAAAAACACGGGCTTGATAAAATGCCGCCCGACGCACCCTGCATCCCAGCGGAAAACTTTATTAAAGCAAACGAAATTATCGTGCCAGAAGCTAAGCAGCTTTTAGACGCCGGCAAAATAGTTATTTTTGATGCGTGCTTCTATCATAGAGAAGTAATTGAGCACCTCTTGAAGAATCTTCTTTATGAACATTACATTTTTACGCTAAGGGCACCGCCGGAGCTCTGCATTAAAAGAGATAGCGAGCGTCATAAAACCCATGGTGAAGGCGCGGCATTAGCCGTTCATTCGCTCGTTTCTCGGTTTGATTATGGCAATATTATTGACGTTACCGGAAGCCTCGAAGACGCATTGAAAGATATTCTTTCCTATTTGCCTTTAAAAAATTAA
- the prs gene encoding ribose-phosphate diphosphokinase — MKTAPKIIFSLGTHPQLEKKIFKLLNFEIGQFEDRVFGNHEYYARIKSDVKNKICILLAVITEPVGEFMKLLVIVNAFKSNGAKKIAVVMPYFIYSRQDRVDKPGAPVTRDLAANLLASAGADRIITVDLHNPSGLGIIKKIINLSPLGSMPPAVKNYVDSSWTIAAPDHGAVKRARDLAAVLKIKKIIELTKARPRPGEARIVGITGAPAKDQKILIVDDMIDSGGTLIQAANFLKERGAMQIAAVCTHGIFSGAAADSINRSVIKKVFASESLPQCPKCSGKISYYPIDSLIAQGIKKHV; from the coding sequence ATGAAAACCGCGCCTAAAATAATATTCAGCCTCGGAACCCATCCCCAGCTTGAGAAAAAGATTTTTAAATTACTGAATTTCGAAATCGGTCAATTTGAAGACCGGGTTTTTGGCAATCACGAATATTATGCCCGGATCAAAAGCGATGTAAAAAATAAAATTTGCATTTTACTTGCTGTGATTACCGAGCCGGTTGGCGAGTTTATGAAACTGCTCGTTATCGTAAACGCCTTTAAATCAAACGGTGCAAAAAAGATTGCCGTCGTTATGCCGTACTTTATATATTCGCGCCAGGACCGCGTGGATAAGCCAGGCGCGCCGGTAACGCGCGATCTCGCGGCCAATCTCCTGGCCTCGGCCGGCGCCGACCGGATTATCACGGTTGACTTGCACAATCCGTCCGGGCTGGGAATCATAAAAAAAATTATTAATTTGTCACCCCTCGGGTCAATGCCTCCGGCAGTCAAAAATTATGTTGATTCATCCTGGACAATTGCCGCCCCTGATCATGGCGCAGTCAAGCGCGCCCGGGATCTCGCCGCCGTTCTGAAAATTAAAAAAATTATTGAACTTACAAAAGCGCGGCCGCGTCCTGGCGAGGCGCGCATTGTCGGCATCACCGGAGCCCCGGCCAAGGACCAGAAGATCCTGATCGTTGACGATATGATTGATTCCGGCGGAACGCTTATCCAGGCAGCGAATTTCCTGAAGGAGCGCGGCGCTATGCAGATTGCCGCGGTCTGCACGCACGGGATTTTTTCCGGTGCCGCGGCCGATTCAATAAATCGTTCGGTTATCAAAAAGGTTTTCGCTTCTGAAAGCCTGCCGCAGTGCCCCAAATGTTCGGGCAAGATTTCTTATTATCCGATTGACAGCCTCATCGCGCAGGGCATAAAAAAACATGTATAA
- a CDS encoding phosphoribosyltransferase family protein produces the protein MIYKNRSEAGKALAKEIKTIKKLGECVVVALPRGGVVLGAEIARAMKLPLDIVVPRKIGAPENPEFAAGAIAEDGEFIANPDAGKIEKDYLEKEIEKEKQESSRRLKTYRGDRPVRQFEGKTILLVDDGIATGLTMIAAIRTLRKMGVKKIIICVPVSAQDSYNRINPMVERVICPSVPFLFGAVGQFYREFPQVEDNEVVELMSLVYENRA, from the coding sequence ATGATCTACAAAAACCGCTCCGAAGCGGGCAAGGCCTTAGCCAAGGAGATTAAGACAATCAAAAAGCTCGGGGAATGCGTTGTCGTGGCTTTGCCGCGCGGCGGAGTGGTGCTTGGTGCGGAAATTGCCAGGGCCATGAAATTGCCGCTTGACATTGTGGTGCCGCGCAAAATCGGCGCTCCGGAAAATCCGGAATTTGCCGCCGGCGCCATTGCCGAAGACGGCGAGTTTATTGCCAATCCGGACGCCGGAAAAATTGAAAAAGATTATCTGGAAAAAGAAATTGAAAAAGAGAAGCAGGAATCCAGCCGCCGCCTTAAGACATACCGCGGCGACCGGCCAGTGCGTCAATTTGAGGGCAAGACCATCCTGCTCGTGGACGACGGAATCGCCACCGGCCTCACTATGATTGCCGCCATCCGGACTCTCCGCAAAATGGGTGTGAAAAAAATTATTATCTGCGTGCCGGTCTCGGCCCAGGATTCGTATAACCGCATCAACCCCATGGTTGAGCGCGTCATCTGCCCGTCGGTCCCGTTTCTATTCGGGGCCGTGGGCCAGTTTTACCGCGAGTTTCCGCAGGTTGAAGACAACGAAGTCGTTGAATTAATGTCATTAGTATATGAAAACCGCGCCTAA
- the lysS gene encoding lysine--tRNA ligase yields MANEEQVRIDKLQKIREQGIEPYPSAAPRTHAIAAILENFSKLENDKAQVTAAGRLRTVRGHGGLIFAHLEDATGRMQVVFKKDELGEKKHRLFTQLIDPADFISVTGPLFITQKGEQSILAKDFTLISKALLPLPEKWHGLQDIEKRYRQRYLDLLSNPEVREIFQKRCLVIKTLRRLLDEQGFIEVETPMLQAIPGGATARPFVTHHHALDQDMYLRIAPELFLKRLIIGGYEKVYELGRQFRNEGIDWQHNPEFTSLEFYWAYKNYEDLMEFTEQLISKVVKEVNGSMKIMYREAEIDFSPPWPRKKFHDAILENSSLDIDKLNDKDLVKEMKNLKIDSDYKAGRGKLLDDLYKDTVRAKIVQPTIIYDYPVEMEPLAKKCQDDPNYVQRFQPIVCGMELLKAYSELNDPGDQLERFREQQKMREKGDEEAQMIDQDFIEALKHGLPPTAGWGLGVDRFVAILTNQPNLKDVILFPTLKAEKE; encoded by the coding sequence ATGGCAAACGAAGAACAAGTCAGAATTGATAAGCTCCAAAAAATTCGCGAGCAGGGGATTGAACCCTATCCGTCGGCGGCCCCGAGGACCCATGCCATAGCCGCGATCTTGGAGAATTTTTCAAAACTTGAAAATGATAAAGCCCAGGTGACGGCCGCCGGCCGCCTGCGCACCGTTCGCGGCCACGGCGGATTGATTTTTGCGCATCTCGAGGACGCCACCGGCCGGATGCAGGTTGTTTTCAAAAAAGACGAACTCGGCGAAAAGAAACACAGGCTTTTTACCCAGCTTATCGACCCGGCGGATTTTATTTCCGTGACCGGGCCGCTTTTTATAACGCAAAAAGGCGAGCAGTCGATTCTGGCAAAAGATTTCACCCTGATTTCCAAGGCTCTTCTGCCATTGCCGGAAAAATGGCACGGCCTTCAGGATATTGAAAAAAGATACCGCCAGCGCTATCTTGATCTGCTTTCCAACCCCGAAGTCCGGGAAATTTTTCAAAAAAGATGCCTCGTCATAAAAACCCTGCGCCGCCTTCTTGACGAACAGGGCTTTATTGAAGTGGAAACCCCCATGCTCCAGGCCATTCCCGGCGGCGCGACCGCCCGTCCGTTCGTGACGCATCATCACGCCCTGGATCAGGACATGTATCTGCGCATCGCGCCCGAACTCTTTCTCAAACGCCTGATTATCGGCGGCTATGAAAAAGTTTATGAGCTCGGCCGGCAATTCCGCAACGAGGGCATAGACTGGCAGCACAATCCCGAATTCACCAGCCTTGAATTTTATTGGGCGTATAAAAATTATGAAGATCTCATGGAATTTACCGAGCAGTTAATTTCCAAAGTCGTAAAAGAAGTGAACGGTTCAATGAAAATCATGTACCGCGAAGCGGAGATCGATTTTTCTCCGCCGTGGCCGCGCAAAAAGTTTCATGACGCCATTCTGGAAAATTCCAGCCTGGATATTGATAAACTAAACGATAAAGATCTCGTCAAAGAGATGAAAAATTTGAAAATTGATTCCGACTACAAGGCCGGCCGCGGAAAATTGCTTGATGATTTATATAAAGATACGGTCCGCGCCAAGATTGTCCAGCCGACAATTATTTATGACTATCCGGTTGAAATGGAACCGCTCGCTAAAAAATGTCAGGACGATCCGAATTATGTTCAGAGATTCCAGCCCATTGTCTGCGGCATGGAGCTTCTCAAAGCATATTCCGAGCTAAATGACCCCGGGGATCAGCTGGAACGCTTCCGTGAGCAGCAGAAAATGCGCGAGAAAGGGGATGAAGAGGCGCAGATGATTGACCAGGATTTTATTGAAGCCCTGAAGCACGGCCTGCCGCCAACCGCCGGCTGGGGCCTGGGCGTTGATCGATTCGTCGCGATTTTGACCAATCAGCCGAATTTAAAGGATGTGATACTGTTTCCAACGCTAAAAGCCGAGAAGGAATAG
- the mrdA gene encoding penicillin-binding protein 2, which produces MYNFFRKKSFSSPDPSDPFVIKYDVSGGALPHRLDKFTIDHDIGAEASMSSSEENKYIGVTISSKKIKFFAIAIIAVVFVLVVRSAYLQVGLGDYYSELAEGNRIRIKQIPSLRGVIYDRSGKMLVKNDSSFALAVTPLDLPRDKTAREQAIAGIVAEFGLNADEVSKTLEEFPWNYSQPVIVKTDLVYEEALVVYLKTGDFPGISVTTDTRRDYLAAQDVESFSHLIGYMGRINDKEYESLQAEDYLRGDKIGKSGLEATHERELRGYYGKKKIEVDAFGIETKIISQEDRVDGNNLYLSIDYSLQKEVETILNSQLAAYGKSKGAVIIMDPRNGEILSLVSTPGYDNNLFAGGISTEDYQNLISDPDNPLFNRAVSGEYPSGSTFKLVVAAAGLEEGIISPATTVMSTGGLLIGKWFFPDWKAGGHGLTDVYKALADSVNTFFYYIGGGFEDFEGLGVKRLTEYAQKFGIGNPTGIDLPGEASGLLPSPEWKKKTKKEQWYIGDTYHYAIGQGDLLVTPLQVAVYTSIFANGGTLYQPHIVHQIEDVLTHRLTTVPPVTINNQVANPENIQVVRAGMRYGVTEGSSRRLSTLPVSIAGKTGTAQWSTTRDPHAWFTGFAPYNNPEIVVTVLVEEGGEGSEVAVPIAYDIFLWYFNNYKKSQIEVINLD; this is translated from the coding sequence ATGTATAATTTTTTCAGAAAAAAAAGTTTTTCCAGCCCGGATCCTTCGGATCCGTTTGTTATTAAATATGATGTGAGCGGTGGCGCGCTCCCGCATCGGCTGGATAAATTTACCATTGACCATGATATCGGCGCCGAAGCGAGTATGTCTTCCAGCGAGGAAAACAAGTATATTGGCGTCACGATTTCGTCCAAAAAAATTAAATTTTTTGCCATTGCCATCATTGCGGTTGTCTTTGTTCTGGTCGTGCGATCCGCGTATTTGCAGGTCGGCCTGGGTGATTATTATTCCGAACTGGCCGAGGGCAATCGCATCAGAATTAAGCAGATACCGTCGCTTCGCGGCGTTATTTACGACCGTTCGGGAAAGATGCTTGTAAAAAATGACTCTTCTTTCGCGTTGGCCGTGACGCCGCTTGATTTACCGCGCGACAAAACCGCGCGCGAGCAGGCGATTGCCGGCATTGTTGCCGAATTCGGCCTGAACGCCGACGAAGTCAGTAAAACCCTGGAAGAGTTTCCATGGAATTACAGCCAGCCAGTAATTGTAAAAACAGACCTTGTCTATGAAGAGGCGCTGGTGGTGTATCTGAAAACCGGCGACTTTCCGGGTATCAGCGTCACCACGGATACGCGGCGTGACTACTTAGCGGCGCAGGATGTTGAAAGTTTTTCGCACCTAATTGGATATATGGGGCGTATTAATGACAAGGAATATGAATCTCTGCAAGCAGAGGATTATCTGCGCGGCGACAAAATCGGCAAGTCCGGGCTGGAGGCGACACATGAGCGCGAACTGCGCGGGTATTACGGCAAGAAAAAGATTGAAGTTGACGCCTTCGGAATTGAGACAAAAATAATCAGCCAGGAGGACCGGGTTGACGGAAACAACCTCTATCTCTCAATTGATTATTCCCTGCAGAAGGAAGTGGAAACAATACTTAATTCCCAACTTGCCGCATACGGAAAATCAAAAGGGGCGGTGATTATCATGGATCCGCGAAACGGCGAGATATTGAGTTTGGTTAGCACGCCGGGATATGACAATAATTTGTTTGCCGGCGGCATTTCCACCGAGGATTATCAAAACCTAATCAGCGATCCGGACAACCCGTTATTCAATCGCGCCGTATCGGGCGAATATCCCTCGGGTTCAACTTTTAAATTAGTTGTTGCCGCGGCCGGGCTTGAAGAGGGGATTATCTCACCCGCAACAACCGTAATGAGTACGGGCGGACTGCTGATCGGCAAATGGTTTTTTCCGGACTGGAAAGCCGGCGGCCACGGCTTGACCGACGTTTACAAAGCCCTGGCGGATTCGGTCAATACTTTTTTCTATTATATTGGCGGCGGTTTTGAGGATTTCGAGGGCCTGGGCGTCAAACGGCTGACCGAGTACGCGCAAAAGTTTGGCATCGGCAATCCGACCGGCATCGACCTGCCTGGCGAGGCCAGCGGGCTCTTGCCGTCTCCGGAATGGAAAAAGAAAACCAAAAAAGAGCAGTGGTACATCGGCGATACCTATCATTACGCCATCGGCCAGGGTGATTTGTTGGTTACCCCGCTTCAGGTCGCGGTGTATACTTCGATTTTCGCGAATGGCGGCACGCTGTACCAGCCGCACATTGTCCATCAGATTGAGGATGTGCTGACTCACAGGCTCACGACCGTCCCGCCGGTAACTATAAATAATCAGGTGGCAAATCCGGAGAATATCCAGGTTGTTCGCGCCGGCATGCGCTATGGCGTGACCGAGGGAAGCTCGCGGCGGCTTTCCACACTGCCCGTATCAATAGCCGGTAAGACTGGAACCGCCCAATGGAGCACGACGCGCGATCCCCATGCCTGGTTTACGGGCTTTGCTCCGTACAACAATCCCGAGATTGTCGTGACCGTGCTCGTTGAGGAGGGCGGCGAGGGCAGCGAGGTGGCTGTTCCTATTGCCTATGACATTTTTTTATGGTATTTTAATAATTATAAAAAGAGCCAAATTGAAGTTATAAATTTGGATTAA
- a CDS encoding adenylyltransferase/cytidyltransferase family protein, which yields MIKVMVFGTFEGVHPGHKNFFEQAKKHGDYLIAVVGRDKTVEKLKGQRPEFSEVERKNLVSQVPGVDLTVLGKYRNKFEIIADHRPDVICLGYDQNSFVENIEYEVKKMGLATKIVRLKSYHPEIYKSSLLKKHKK from the coding sequence ATGATTAAAGTCATGGTTTTCGGCACCTTTGAAGGCGTCCATCCTGGACATAAGAATTTTTTTGAGCAGGCAAAAAAACACGGTGATTATCTCATTGCCGTGGTCGGCCGCGATAAAACCGTGGAGAAGCTCAAGGGCCAACGGCCCGAATTTTCCGAAGTGGAGCGCAAGAATTTAGTCTCGCAGGTCCCGGGCGTGGATTTGACTGTGCTCGGTAAATACCGAAATAAATTTGAGATTATTGCCGATCACCGGCCGGACGTTATCTGCCTTGGCTACGACCAAAACAGCTTTGTTGAAAATATAGAATATGAAGTTAAGAAAATGGGGCTCGCGACAAAGATCGTCCGTCTGAAATCCTACCACCCGGAAATCTACAAGTCTTCGCTGTTGAAGAAACATAAAAAGTAA